A DNA window from Rossellomorea marisflavi contains the following coding sequences:
- a CDS encoding ABC transporter ATP-binding protein, with the protein MDTFKKLKDFYWPYKSQFIISMIFLIFVTGITVVYPIILQITIDDVILKGDYQWIPYLAFGFIGIMALKGIGTFIQQYFGDLFGITSVYRLRNELYQKLQFLPFSYYDNAKTGDLMSRLTADVEAFRFFLSFGFSELLRFFLLVSVSFCVMFYYSPSLTFITLATLPFLAVSVFKFDKAVHPAFRGIRKSFGKLNTNVQENISGINTVKSLSREEFQNDKFNRSNGDYKDKYLFTSDIWAKYFPLMEFLGNVSVILLLGYGGYLVMNGNLAPGELVAFYSLVWYIIWPIMNLGFTINQFSQSKASGERLLEILEVDEKIKDGVNAVEATRMKGEVRFEDVSFHYNDLDEDPALESITFNAPPGRIIGLIGGTGSGKSSVIQLLTRFYEPQEGRITIDGLDIRDYSIKSLRQNIGVVLQESFLFSSTIRSNIAYGRPEASQEDVEKAAKLAQAHDFIMTLPDGYETKLGERGLGLSGGQKQRIAIARAICLDPSILVLDDATSAVDMETEFRIQKALKNVMSDRTTFIIAHRISSLKHADEILVLENGRVAERGRHEDLLANNGPYQRIYDIQYKDQKKILQPGR; encoded by the coding sequence ATGGATACGTTTAAGAAATTAAAAGATTTTTACTGGCCGTACAAGTCGCAATTCATCATCTCGATGATTTTCCTCATCTTTGTGACGGGTATCACGGTCGTGTACCCGATCATCCTCCAAATCACCATCGATGATGTCATACTGAAAGGCGACTATCAGTGGATCCCTTACCTTGCCTTCGGTTTCATCGGTATCATGGCACTGAAGGGGATCGGCACGTTCATTCAGCAGTACTTCGGAGATCTGTTCGGCATAACATCGGTATACCGCCTTCGCAATGAACTGTATCAAAAGCTGCAGTTCCTTCCATTCAGCTATTATGATAATGCGAAGACCGGGGACCTCATGTCGAGGCTGACTGCCGATGTTGAAGCGTTCAGGTTCTTCCTTTCATTCGGTTTTTCCGAACTCCTCCGTTTTTTCCTGTTGGTGTCCGTCAGTTTTTGTGTGATGTTCTACTATTCTCCCTCTCTGACATTCATCACGTTGGCAACACTCCCATTCCTTGCCGTCTCAGTCTTCAAATTCGATAAGGCCGTCCACCCTGCTTTCAGGGGGATCAGGAAGTCATTTGGGAAATTGAACACAAATGTCCAGGAGAACATCAGCGGTATCAATACGGTAAAATCCCTTTCAAGGGAAGAATTCCAGAACGATAAATTCAATCGTTCCAATGGAGACTATAAAGACAAATATCTCTTCACCTCTGATATCTGGGCCAAATATTTTCCCCTCATGGAGTTTCTGGGAAATGTGAGTGTCATCCTACTCCTAGGATATGGAGGATACCTCGTGATGAACGGGAATCTTGCCCCAGGTGAACTGGTTGCCTTCTACAGCCTGGTCTGGTATATCATCTGGCCAATCATGAACCTTGGCTTCACCATCAATCAGTTCTCTCAATCGAAAGCGTCCGGTGAGCGACTGCTGGAAATCCTTGAAGTCGATGAGAAAATCAAGGATGGTGTGAATGCCGTTGAGGCAACACGCATGAAAGGGGAAGTTAGGTTCGAAGATGTATCCTTCCATTATAATGATCTCGATGAAGATCCCGCTTTGGAGTCGATCACGTTCAACGCACCACCCGGGAGGATCATTGGATTGATCGGCGGCACGGGTTCGGGTAAATCAAGCGTCATTCAGCTTCTGACACGATTTTATGAGCCTCAGGAAGGGCGGATCACCATTGACGGACTGGACATCAGGGACTATTCCATCAAGTCCCTTCGTCAGAACATCGGCGTCGTCCTCCAGGAATCGTTCCTGTTTTCTTCCACCATCAGATCGAATATCGCGTATGGGCGCCCGGAAGCGTCTCAGGAGGACGTAGAGAAGGCTGCGAAACTTGCACAGGCCCATGACTTCATCATGACCCTTCCCGATGGCTATGAGACAAAGCTTGGGGAGAGGGGGCTCGGTCTGTCTGGTGGTCAGAAACAACGGATCGCCATTGCAAGGGCCATCTGCCTCGATCCGTCCATCCTTGTCCTTGACGATGCCACATCGGCGGTGGACATGGAAACGGAATTCCGTATCCAAAAAGCGCTGAAGAACGTCATGTCCGACCGGACGACGTTCATCATAGCCCATAGGATTTCTTCACTGAAGCACGCTGATGAAATCCTGGTTCTTGAAAATGGGAGAGTGGCGGAGCGGGGTAGACATGAGGACCTCCTTGCCAACAACGGTCCTTATCAGCGCATCTATGATATTCAATACAAAGATCAAAAGAAAATCCTGCAGCCCGGGAGGTGA
- a CDS encoding cytochrome d ubiquinol oxidase subunit II — protein MSLEVIGISVLWIFLYGYLIVASIDFGAGFFAFYARMKGKEHTMNALISRYLSPVWEVTNVFFVFFFVGLVGFFPDTAYYYGTALLIPGSVAIILLAIRGSFYAFSNYGSKENIGYLFIYGATGLLIPASLSTALTISEGGFLKETDDRVIFLAGKLLTSPYSWSVVFLSIVSVLFISAAFLTYYANRAGDKASREILRKFSLFWSPPTIIASLWVFWSLKQHNEEHFLNAMDIWWMFGLSLLFFVLATWLIYRRKQYGLAFISVMLQFFFAFFGYGASHLPYILKPFITIGSSVTNEVMGTALIIVFIAGLLLLIPSLYLLMRLFLFDADYVKGKK, from the coding sequence ATGAGTTTGGAAGTGATCGGGATCTCCGTCCTATGGATCTTTTTATACGGGTACCTCATTGTAGCTTCCATTGATTTCGGTGCCGGTTTCTTTGCCTTTTACGCCCGAATGAAAGGGAAGGAACACACAATGAATGCACTCATCAGCAGGTATCTGTCCCCGGTATGGGAGGTGACCAACGTGTTTTTCGTGTTTTTCTTCGTCGGTCTGGTCGGATTCTTTCCGGATACCGCTTATTATTACGGGACGGCCCTCCTCATCCCGGGAAGCGTGGCAATCATCCTGCTGGCGATCCGGGGCAGCTTTTACGCATTCAGTAACTATGGATCGAAGGAAAATATAGGGTACTTGTTCATTTACGGGGCCACAGGGTTGTTGATACCGGCGTCTTTATCGACAGCACTCACCATATCCGAAGGAGGCTTCCTGAAAGAAACCGATGACCGCGTGATCTTCCTCGCCGGGAAACTTTTGACGAGTCCCTACTCATGGAGTGTGGTATTTCTGTCAATCGTTTCAGTCCTGTTCATCTCAGCGGCATTTCTGACCTACTATGCCAACAGGGCAGGGGACAAGGCATCAAGGGAGATATTGAGGAAGTTTTCCCTTTTCTGGAGTCCACCCACGATCATCGCCAGCCTATGGGTGTTCTGGTCCCTTAAACAACACAATGAAGAGCATTTTTTGAATGCGATGGATATTTGGTGGATGTTCGGCTTATCCCTATTATTCTTTGTTCTCGCTACATGGCTCATTTATCGCCGCAAGCAATATGGCCTTGCCTTCATATCGGTCATGCTTCAATTCTTTTTCGCTTTCTTCGGTTACGGTGCGTCCCATTTGCCGTATATCCTGAAGCCTTTCATCACGATCGGTTCAAGTGTAACGAACGAAGTGATGGGGACGGCCCTTATCATCGTATTCATTGCCGGCTTGCTGCTGCTGATTCCATCCCTGTATCTGTTGATGCGCCTGTTTTTATTCGACGCAGATTATGTGAAAGGGAAAAAATAA
- a CDS encoding VWA domain-containing protein, which translates to MGIAVHEPLWLILVLPVIAVLFLFVKQGVLSKEKRLIMIIRCLTFLLLITALTDPYLTLPQKGKNVIFLADGSASISDSRDEILGDIEGQVKKKKESDAYGIVSFAKNAGLEKSLSSSGSEVPEFSGEVGEDETNIQNGMEYASNLLGSSNGGRIVLYSDGIETLGAGEDIIPKLKEDGIEVDWVKRSSNDKEDIAVTAVNSPAVQYKGEEATVNVTLHSTTRTTVDLQLDLNGTKIARKQVKVQEGKNEFEFHHTVDQTGMLVYGAEIYSETDARPENNQLSSIARAEGDPLVLLVQGDGRKSKLKEQLKSAGFRVEALQSSQLPDKLSSYLDYQTILFDNVAATDIPEEKMNLMEQAVKEFGRGFIMFGGDKSFALGGYFKTPIEKLLPVDMEVKGKKELPSLGLVLVIDRSGSMDGQKLSLAKEAAARTVSLLREKDTLGVIAFDDRPWEIVPTEPIKDRKKADEKIRTISPGGGTNIYPSLEEAYLSLQDKPLKRKHIILLTDGQSAAGGDYDSLIEDGLSKGVTLSTVAIGSDADRYLLEDLSQMGNGRFYDVVDASVIPSILTRETVITTRTYIEDQPFFPAIQSTKWQKLFEGGMPRMNAYIATSPKDSAQVELASDKKDPILATWRYGLGNTFAFTSDTNGQWAGDFASWKGWPEFINQLVTRSFPSIQSSPYTIEVDGSGEKTKLLLTSPDSGTMPLTVSVLAEDGKQIEAASRILSPGVHEVEFDEKLSPGVYSMSIGDQAGDQAYETGFGVPYSEEYSYEGGSVRTVEAIVKATGGKTYESGVDAFRALNHRPHNEQSIKTFLILIAFLLFFTEIGIRRFGLPAALATFGEKMGRKVPENNVPGTTRARPVTDLNSTYSEREKPVPAAQNEPESPAKSKKSQAHQDPDRMKRLLDAKNRRNK; encoded by the coding sequence GTGGGAATCGCCGTTCATGAACCATTATGGTTAATCCTGGTCCTCCCTGTCATTGCCGTCCTCTTTCTGTTCGTCAAGCAGGGAGTGCTGAGCAAAGAGAAGCGGCTGATCATGATCATCAGGTGCCTGACGTTTCTGCTGTTGATCACTGCCTTGACGGACCCCTATCTGACCCTGCCCCAAAAAGGGAAGAATGTTATATTCCTGGCTGACGGATCTGCATCGATCAGCGACAGCAGGGACGAGATCTTGGGGGACATCGAAGGTCAGGTGAAAAAGAAAAAGGAATCCGATGCCTACGGAATCGTTTCATTCGCCAAAAACGCAGGACTTGAAAAAAGCCTGTCTTCCTCGGGCAGTGAAGTCCCCGAGTTCTCTGGGGAGGTTGGAGAGGACGAAACAAATATCCAGAACGGGATGGAGTACGCCTCGAATCTATTGGGCTCATCAAATGGGGGAAGAATCGTCCTCTACAGCGATGGAATCGAGACCCTTGGAGCAGGTGAGGACATCATTCCCAAGTTGAAGGAAGATGGGATCGAAGTGGATTGGGTAAAGCGTTCTTCCAATGACAAAGAAGACATCGCCGTGACCGCCGTAAACTCCCCTGCCGTCCAATATAAGGGGGAGGAGGCGACTGTGAATGTCACACTCCACAGCACCACAAGGACAACCGTCGACCTGCAGCTTGACCTTAACGGTACTAAAATTGCAAGGAAGCAGGTGAAGGTCCAAGAAGGCAAAAATGAATTCGAGTTCCACCATACTGTCGACCAGACGGGCATGCTCGTCTATGGAGCAGAAATCTATTCAGAGACGGATGCGCGGCCGGAGAACAATCAGCTGAGTTCCATTGCGAGGGCCGAAGGGGATCCCCTTGTCCTCCTCGTTCAAGGTGACGGTAGGAAGAGTAAGTTGAAGGAACAGTTGAAATCTGCAGGATTCAGGGTCGAAGCCCTTCAGTCCTCGCAGCTGCCTGACAAACTGAGCTCTTATCTGGATTATCAAACGATCCTGTTTGATAATGTCGCAGCAACGGATATACCCGAAGAGAAGATGAACCTGATGGAGCAGGCTGTGAAGGAATTCGGCCGGGGATTCATCATGTTTGGAGGGGACAAAAGCTTTGCGCTGGGTGGTTACTTCAAGACACCGATTGAAAAGCTTTTGCCCGTTGACATGGAGGTCAAGGGAAAAAAAGAACTTCCTTCACTGGGACTGGTCCTCGTCATCGACCGCTCAGGAAGCATGGATGGACAGAAGCTCTCCCTTGCGAAGGAAGCTGCCGCAAGGACTGTTTCCCTCTTGAGGGAAAAAGACACGCTGGGTGTCATCGCATTCGATGACAGGCCGTGGGAAATCGTCCCCACCGAACCGATCAAGGACCGGAAAAAAGCAGATGAGAAAATACGGACCATTTCACCGGGTGGGGGGACGAACATCTATCCATCCCTTGAAGAGGCGTATTTGAGTCTGCAAGACAAGCCACTGAAGAGGAAGCATATCATCCTCCTGACAGATGGGCAGTCGGCGGCAGGGGGCGATTATGATTCCCTGATCGAAGACGGGTTATCAAAGGGGGTCACCCTTTCCACTGTGGCCATCGGTTCAGATGCAGACAGGTATCTCTTGGAGGATCTCTCACAGATGGGGAACGGCCGATTCTACGATGTGGTCGATGCATCGGTCATACCAAGCATCCTCACCAGGGAGACGGTGATCACGACTCGGACTTATATTGAGGATCAGCCATTCTTCCCTGCCATCCAATCAACTAAATGGCAAAAGCTGTTCGAGGGTGGTATGCCTCGAATGAATGCCTACATCGCCACCAGTCCTAAAGATTCTGCGCAGGTGGAATTGGCGAGCGACAAGAAAGACCCTATCCTTGCCACGTGGAGGTATGGGCTGGGAAATACCTTTGCTTTCACTTCAGATACGAACGGGCAGTGGGCAGGTGATTTCGCATCATGGAAGGGCTGGCCTGAGTTCATCAATCAATTGGTGACTCGCTCGTTCCCGAGTATCCAATCCAGCCCTTATACAATCGAGGTGGATGGGAGCGGGGAGAAGACGAAGCTGCTCCTCACTTCACCAGACAGCGGGACGATGCCGCTGACCGTGTCTGTGTTGGCTGAAGATGGGAAGCAAATAGAAGCCGCTTCAAGGATCCTTTCACCGGGCGTACATGAAGTGGAGTTCGATGAAAAGCTATCACCTGGGGTTTACAGCATGAGCATCGGGGACCAGGCAGGGGATCAAGCGTATGAAACCGGCTTTGGCGTTCCATATTCAGAGGAATACTCCTATGAGGGGGGATCAGTCAGGACAGTTGAAGCCATCGTGAAGGCTACCGGAGGGAAAACGTACGAATCCGGTGTAGACGCATTCAGGGCATTGAACCATCGACCGCATAATGAGCAATCCATAAAGACGTTCCTCATTCTCATAGCATTTCTGCTATTCTTTACGGAGATCGGGATCAGACGATTCGGTTTGCCTGCTGCCCTCGCCACGTTCGGCGAAAAAATGGGAAGGAAGGTTCCTGAGAATAATGTTCCTGGTACGACGAGAGCAAGGCCTGTAACAGATCTGAATTCCACTTATTCAGAACGGGAGAAACCTGTACCCGCGGCACAAAATGAACCGGAATCTCCGGCCAAATCGAAGAAATCGCAAGCGCATCAGGACCCTGATCGTATGAAACGGCTTCTGGATGCAAAAAATCGCAGGAATAAATGA
- a CDS encoding cytochrome ubiquinol oxidase subunit I yields the protein MISRLLTSSTLIFHIIFATIGVGMPIMIAIAEFIGIKKNDNHYLLLARRWARGFTITVAVGVVTGTAIGLQLSLLWPSFMKVAGQIIALPLFMETFAFFFEAIFLGIFLYTWDRFKGKWTHWLLNLPIMIGSSASALFITTVNAFMNTPQGFELKDGKAIEIDPIAAMLNPATPTKVFHVLTTSYMTMAFILAAIAAYSILLKKGGDYHKKALRMTMTAALIFSLGAALAGDLSAKFLAEHQPEKLAAGEWHFETEKNADLIVFGTIDENNEISNEIRLPGFLSFLAGSSFDTEVIGLNDFPEDERPPLWIHYMFDGMVSIGMFSIFISFLFVLLWKWKKGNEFNKPLLWGIVASGLLAMLAIEFGWIYAEVGRQPWILRGYMKIAEAATRADGVAWIFAMFLALYLLLGILCVVVLIRMFKNKPAEAELEKRFPANRKEE from the coding sequence ATGATCAGTAGATTGCTTACATCGAGTACATTGATCTTCCACATCATTTTTGCAACGATCGGGGTAGGGATGCCCATAATGATCGCCATCGCAGAGTTTATAGGCATAAAGAAGAATGATAACCACTATCTCCTTCTGGCCCGAAGATGGGCAAGGGGGTTCACCATCACGGTTGCTGTAGGGGTCGTCACGGGGACGGCCATCGGTCTGCAGCTATCATTGCTATGGCCGTCATTTATGAAAGTAGCGGGGCAGATCATTGCTCTTCCGCTTTTCATGGAAACGTTCGCCTTCTTCTTTGAAGCTATATTTCTTGGTATTTTCCTATATACGTGGGATCGCTTCAAAGGCAAATGGACCCATTGGCTCCTCAACCTGCCCATTATGATCGGTTCCTCGGCTTCGGCCTTATTCATTACGACCGTCAATGCGTTCATGAATACGCCTCAAGGGTTCGAGCTCAAGGACGGCAAAGCAATCGAAATCGACCCGATTGCAGCCATGCTGAATCCTGCCACCCCTACGAAGGTCTTTCATGTGCTTACGACTTCTTATATGACAATGGCCTTCATCCTTGCAGCCATCGCCGCCTATTCCATCCTTCTGAAAAAGGGAGGGGATTATCATAAAAAGGCGCTACGGATGACCATGACAGCCGCGTTGATCTTTTCACTCGGTGCAGCCCTTGCCGGGGATCTTTCAGCTAAATTCCTTGCTGAGCATCAGCCGGAGAAGCTTGCAGCCGGTGAATGGCATTTTGAAACAGAAAAAAACGCAGACCTGATCGTTTTTGGAACAATCGATGAGAACAATGAAATTTCCAATGAGATCCGGCTGCCGGGATTCTTGAGCTTTCTTGCGGGAAGTTCATTCGATACGGAAGTGATCGGGCTGAATGATTTTCCCGAGGATGAACGACCACCCCTTTGGATCCACTACATGTTCGACGGGATGGTATCGATCGGGATGTTCAGCATTTTCATCAGCTTCTTATTCGTGCTCCTGTGGAAATGGAAGAAGGGGAATGAATTCAATAAACCTCTTCTATGGGGAATAGTTGCAAGTGGTCTCCTGGCCATGCTTGCCATTGAATTCGGCTGGATTTACGCAGAAGTCGGAAGACAGCCTTGGATCCTCAGGGGATACATGAAGATTGCCGAGGCAGCCACACGTGCAGACGGAGTCGCTTGGATCTTCGCCATGTTCCTTGCCCTTTACCTGTTGCTCGGCATTTTATGTGTGGTGGTCCTCATCAGGATGTTCAAAAACAAACCTGCAGAAGCGGAACTCGAGAAACGGTTCCCTGCCAACCGGAAGGAGGAATAG
- a CDS encoding ABC transporter ATP-binding protein, whose protein sequence is MKNDKKVMNRFHYSTDQVIDKPFNWGQLSRLLTYLKPYSKKLLPLSILTVLITTAVRLIIPILIGVYTLDKAIRQKDGNLLMTLIGVIAGLYILSYCANILRIRWMNQLGQGVIYDLRRHLFSHVQSLSHRFFDQRSAGSILVRIMNDINSLQELFTNGVINLLMDIILLAGIIVLLFTLSPELTLAVMVILPIMFFISTTLRKNIRKSWQLVRLKQAKLNSHLNESIQGVRVTQAFTQERENMAFFDGINTENFESWRTATKKNAIFRPLVEMTNAVGTAVLIWYGAHLIQTGSLQLGEFVSFAFYLGMFWEPISRLGQVYNQLLIGMASSERIFEFLDEKPIVHEKEEAVSIKEIAGHIQFNDVEFSYDDKRKALQGINLEMKAGQTVALVGHTGSGKTTIANLISRFYDPTAGAVTIDGNDLRDVSVASLRNQISIVLQDTFIFSGTIMDNIRFGRPDATDVEVRLAAEAIGADNFIGKLANGYETEVEERGNVLSVGERQLLSFARALLANPRIIILDEATASIDTETEVKIQSALKKLLKGRTAIIIAHRLSTIRDSDTIFVLENGRIKESGNHDQLMEQRGDYYDLVESQFRMIEAI, encoded by the coding sequence ATGAAAAATGATAAAAAAGTGATGAATCGATTCCACTATTCAACCGACCAAGTGATCGACAAGCCATTCAACTGGGGACAGCTTTCACGGCTCCTGACGTATCTGAAGCCATATTCCAAGAAGCTGTTGCCGCTGTCCATCCTGACGGTCCTGATCACAACGGCCGTCCGATTGATCATTCCGATTCTGATCGGGGTGTATACGCTGGACAAAGCCATCCGCCAGAAGGATGGGAATCTGTTGATGACCCTGATCGGTGTGATCGCCGGACTCTATATACTGAGTTACTGTGCCAACATCCTCAGGATACGGTGGATGAATCAGCTGGGGCAGGGCGTGATCTATGACCTGCGCAGGCATCTGTTCAGTCATGTGCAAAGCCTGTCCCACAGATTCTTCGACCAGCGCTCTGCCGGCTCGATCCTCGTCAGGATCATGAACGACATCAACTCACTTCAAGAATTGTTTACAAACGGGGTCATCAATCTATTGATGGATATCATCCTGCTCGCAGGGATCATCGTTCTCTTGTTCACCCTGAGCCCTGAGCTTACCCTCGCCGTCATGGTCATCCTTCCGATCATGTTCTTCATCTCCACCACGTTGAGGAAGAATATCCGGAAATCATGGCAGCTGGTGCGGCTTAAACAAGCGAAGCTCAACTCCCATCTGAATGAGAGCATCCAAGGGGTCAGGGTGACACAGGCCTTCACCCAGGAACGTGAAAACATGGCGTTCTTCGATGGAATCAATACGGAGAACTTCGAGAGCTGGAGAACGGCCACCAAGAAGAATGCCATCTTCAGACCACTGGTTGAAATGACCAACGCCGTTGGTACGGCCGTTTTGATCTGGTATGGTGCCCATCTGATACAGACCGGTTCTTTGCAGCTGGGAGAATTTGTTTCCTTCGCCTTTTACCTAGGCATGTTCTGGGAGCCGATTTCGCGTCTCGGGCAGGTGTACAATCAGCTTTTGATCGGGATGGCTTCATCCGAGCGGATCTTTGAATTCCTCGATGAAAAGCCGATCGTCCATGAGAAAGAAGAGGCGGTTTCCATAAAAGAAATCGCCGGTCATATCCAGTTCAACGATGTGGAGTTTTCTTATGATGATAAGCGAAAGGCCCTTCAAGGCATCAATCTCGAGATGAAGGCCGGTCAGACCGTAGCCCTTGTGGGACATACGGGATCAGGAAAAACGACCATCGCCAATTTGATCAGTCGTTTCTATGATCCGACGGCAGGAGCGGTCACAATCGATGGGAATGACTTAAGGGATGTATCGGTTGCAAGCCTGCGCAACCAGATTTCCATCGTCCTACAAGATACGTTCATTTTCTCTGGAACGATCATGGATAATATCCGGTTCGGACGTCCCGATGCGACAGATGTAGAAGTTCGACTCGCTGCGGAAGCGATCGGAGCGGACAATTTTATCGGAAAACTGGCAAATGGCTATGAGACCGAAGTAGAAGAACGTGGGAACGTTCTATCTGTAGGGGAAAGGCAGCTTCTTTCTTTCGCGAGGGCCCTGCTTGCCAATCCCCGCATCATCATTTTGGATGAGGCAACGGCGTCCATCGATACGGAAACCGAGGTGAAGATCCAATCGGCCTTGAAAAAATTATTGAAAGGCCGTACAGCCATCATCATCGCCCACAGGCTTTCTACCATCAGGGACTCTGATACTATCTTCGTCCTTGAAAACGGAAGAATAAAGGAAAGTGGGAACCATGATCAGCTGATGGAACAGAGAGGGGATTATTACGACCTCGTAGAATCACAGTTCCGAATGATCGAAGCGATATAA
- a CDS encoding mechanosensitive ion channel family protein, producing MLYLNYIVGTSTSVENLLAFDWGNLLINIGIGALKIIAIWIAFLVIKGAANKIVTRAFERYSQRNDVSTGRAQTLQALTKNIIGYVLIFIFFVTILQIFGIQVTAILAGAGIVGLAVGFGAQGLVSDIVTGFFILLEKQVDVGDYVTTGGFDGIVEEVGLRTTHIRGFDGTLHYVPNREISSVSNHSRGNMRALVDIGISYDDNIDEAIVVMQEVCDRLAAEDENIVEGPNVVGVQNLGDSDVVIRVLCKTKNMEQWGVERKIRKGIKEAFDRHGIDIPFPHQVFIEKKEQ from the coding sequence ATGTTATATTTGAATTACATAGTAGGTACATCAACCAGTGTAGAGAACCTCTTGGCCTTCGATTGGGGTAACCTCTTAATCAACATCGGTATTGGAGCCTTGAAAATCATTGCAATCTGGATTGCGTTCCTTGTGATCAAAGGCGCCGCCAATAAGATCGTCACCCGCGCATTTGAACGGTACAGCCAACGGAACGATGTGTCAACCGGCCGAGCACAGACATTACAAGCGCTGACGAAGAATATCATCGGATACGTCCTTATTTTTATCTTTTTTGTCACCATCCTTCAGATCTTCGGCATTCAGGTGACCGCAATCCTCGCAGGGGCTGGAATCGTCGGTTTAGCCGTCGGATTCGGTGCCCAGGGTCTTGTAAGCGACATCGTTACCGGATTTTTCATCCTTCTTGAGAAACAGGTGGATGTCGGTGACTACGTCACCACGGGTGGCTTCGACGGGATCGTGGAAGAAGTCGGACTGAGGACAACCCATATCCGTGGATTCGATGGTACGCTTCATTACGTGCCAAACCGTGAGATATCAAGTGTCAGCAATCACTCCCGAGGAAATATGAGAGCCCTTGTAGACATCGGCATCTCGTACGATGACAATATCGACGAAGCAATCGTCGTCATGCAGGAAGTGTGTGACAGACTGGCGGCAGAAGATGAAAATATCGTGGAAGGTCCGAATGTCGTCGGAGTCCAGAACCTCGGTGACTCGGATGTTGTCATCAGGGTCCTCTGCAAAACGAAGAATATGGAGCAATGGGGAGTGGAAAGGAAGATACGCAAAGGCATTAAAGAAGCCTTCGACCGCCACGGCATCGACATCCCATTCCCTCACCAAGTTTTCATCGAGAAAAAAGAACAGTAA